A region of the Sodalis ligni genome:
TACGGCGAATTGGCGCTGGCGCAGCGCATCCTGCGTGATTTTGCCGGCGCGGCCCTGGACCGTATCCGGGTGGATTCCCGGCTGACCTTCGATTTGCTGCTGGAGTTTACCGCGGAATATATCCCGGAAATGACCCATAAGCTCGAACACTACAACGGCAAGCAGCCTATTTTTGATTTATATGATGTGGAAAACGAAATCCAGCGCTCCCTGGAGCGTAAAGTCGAGCTGAAATCCGGCGGTTATCTGATTATCGATCAGACCGAAGCCATGACCACCATCGATATCAATACCGGCGCTTTTGTCGGCCACCGGAATCTCGACGAAACCATTTTCAATACCAATATCGAGGCGACCCAGGCCATTGCGCGCCAGCTGCGATTGCGCAATCTGGGGGGAATCATCATTATTGATTTCATCGATATGAATAACGAAGAGCACCGGCGGCGGGTGCTGCACTCCCTGGAGCAGGCGTTAAGCAAGGACCGGGTGAAAACCGGTATCAACGGCTTCTCGCAGCTGGGCCTGGTGGAGATGACCCGTAAGCGTACCCGTGAAAGTATTGAACATGTGCTTTGCAGCGAGTGTCCTACCTGTCATGGGCGCGGTACGGTGAAAACCATCGAAACCGTCTGTTATGAAATCATGCGGGAGATTGTGCGGGTTCACCATGCCTATGACTCCGATCGGTTTTTGGTCTACGCTTCCCCGGCGGTGGGGGACGCGTTAAAAAGCGATGAGTCCCATGCGCTGGCGGAAGTGGAAATCTTCGTCGGTAAACAGGTCAAGGTTCAGATTGAGCCGCTTTACAGTCAGGAACAGTTTGATGTAGTGATGATGTAGGCCTGCCTTCATTAAAGTCGATTGCGGGGCCGGGTATAAAAATAACACGCTTTTCGTGGGCGGAGAGCGACGGGAAGCAAGGAGAAAGGCGTGAAGCGACTGCCGGGGATATTGCTGGCCCTATGTGCAACCCTGATTGTCCTGATGGCGTTAGCGGTTAGCGGGTTACGTCTGACGCTGCCCTATCTGGATACTTTCCGACCGCAAATCATTGGGCGGCTCAACGCCGTTTACGGCGCCAATATCCAGGCGCGCGAAATGCACGGCAGCTGGCAGTCATTTGGCCCAACCCTGGATATCGGCGGTATCGAGTCCGTCACCGAAGACGAGAAACTGCACATCCAGCGGGTCACGGTGGCGCTGGACGTCTGGCAGTCCCTGCTGCACTGGCGCTGGCAATTCCGCGATGTCACCTTCTACCGGCTGCGGCTGGATCTCAATTCAACCCTGCTTGGCCGCGATCATCAAGGCAGCCCGATAAAATCCGATCAGCTTTCCGACCTGTTTTTACGCCAGTTCGACCATTTTACCCTGCGCGACAGCGAGCTCTCCTTCCTCACGCCTTCAGGAGAACGCAGCACCTTATCGGTGCCGCAGCTTACCTGGCTCAATAGCCCTCAGCGGCATCGTGCGGAGGGCCTTATCAGCCTGTCCAACGTCGAGGTGCATCAGGGGGCCATCCAGCTGCGCATGGACCTCAACGATGAAAAAGGCCTGCTGGACAACGGTAAAGTCTATCTTCGCGCGGATAATATCGATCTCAAACCCTGGTTCAGCCAATGGCTGCGCGACCAGACCGGGCTGAAAAGCGCCGACTTCAGCCTGGCCGCCTGGCTGGACCTCGATCATGGGGATATCACCGGCGGCGATGTCTTTTTCAGCCAGGGCACCGCCCAATGGCAGGACGGGAGCGACCAGCACCGGCTTGATGTCTCGAAGCTGGCCATGCACCTGAGCCAGCAGGGCGATGGCTGGCAATTGGATATGCCGGCGCTTAACATTGCCACCGATGGCGATACCTGGGCTCCCGGCGCATTATCACTGTTTTGGCTGCCGGAGAAAAATCGGCTATTCGCGCCGGATCAGGCCGGAGAAATCCGGGTGCGCGCCAAAAACCTGATGCTGGAAAGGTTCAGTCCGCTGCTGCCGCTGGTGTCGTTTATTACCCCCGCGTTACGGGCGCGCTGGCAGGACCTGCAGCCCAAGGGCACCCTGTCGTCCCTGGCGCTGGATGTTCCCCTTAAAAATCCGGAGCAAATCCGTTTTCAGGGAAGCTGGCACGATGTGGCCTGGCGGCAATGGCAGTTGTTGCCCGGCGCCGATCGCGTGGCCGGTTCGGTGGCCGGCACCCTGGCGGACGGTGAGCTTAGCGTGGCGCTGGATAACAGTACCCTGCCTTATCAGAATATGTTCCGCGCGCCTCTGGCAGTGCAAAAAGCGCGGGTTACGCTTAATTGGCAGAATAATGAACAAGGCTTGGCCTTGTGGGGCAAAAATCTCGACGTACGCGCCGATGCGCTGTGGATGACCGGCGATTTTTATTTCCACCAGCCCATCAATGGCGAGCCCTGGCTGAATGTCCTGTCCGGCATCCGGCTTTACGACGCGGCCCAGGCCTGGCGTTATTTCCCCGAGCCCCTGATGGGCACTCATCTGGTGGATTACCTCACCGGCGCGCTGAAAGGCGGGCAGGTGGACAATGCCACGCTGGTCTTCGCCGGCGATCCCAAGCAGTTTCCTTTCAAACATAACGACGGCCAGTTCGAGGTATATGTGCCGCTGCGCCATGCCGACTACGAGTTTGAGCCCGGCTGGCCGCATTTGCCGGACCTGGCCATTGATCTTGATTTCCTAAACGACGGCCTGTTCATGCACGCGCCCCTGGCGCAGCTGGGGGATGCCGCCGGCCACGACGTCGTGGCGGCGATTCCAGATTATTCCAAAGAGCTGTTGTTGATTGATGCGAGTATCAACGGCTCGGGCAAGGCGGTGGGAGACTATTTCCACCAGACGCCGCTGAAGGAATCCCTCGGTGCGGCACTGGACGAGCTGCAAATAGGCGGAAATGTTAGTGGGGACTTACATCTCGATATTCCTTTGACGGGCCAGCCTGTTACCGCATCGGGCAACGTGAATTTAAACAACAATACCCTGTTGATAAAACCCCTGGGTATGACCATGACCGGCATGAACGGCCAATTCCGCTATCGCAACGGCAATCTGGACAGCGAGGGCATGAAGGCGCAGTGGCTCGGACAGCCCATCAATATCGGTTTTAATACCCAAGAGCTGCCGGAGCACTATGCTATCAACG
Encoded here:
- the rng gene encoding ribonuclease G, with the translated sequence MAAELLVNITPSETRVAYIDGGILQEIHIEREARRGIVGNIYKGRVSRVLPGMQAAFVDIGLEKAAFLHASDIMPHTECVAGEEQKNFHVRDIAELVRQGQDIMVQVVKDPLGTKGARLTTDITLPSRYLVFMPGAAHVGVSQRIDSEEERERLKRTVAGYCDEQGGFIIRTAAEGIGEEELSQDAAFLKRLWTKVMERKRRGQSKYMLYGELALAQRILRDFAGAALDRIRVDSRLTFDLLLEFTAEYIPEMTHKLEHYNGKQPIFDLYDVENEIQRSLERKVELKSGGYLIIDQTEAMTTIDINTGAFVGHRNLDETIFNTNIEATQAIARQLRLRNLGGIIIIDFIDMNNEEHRRRVLHSLEQALSKDRVKTGINGFSQLGLVEMTRKRTRESIEHVLCSECPTCHGRGTVKTIETVCYEIMREIVRVHHAYDSDRFLVYASPAVGDALKSDESHALAEVEIFVGKQVKVQIEPLYSQEQFDVVMM
- the yhdP gene encoding AsmA2 domain-containing protein YhdP, whose product is MKRLPGILLALCATLIVLMALAVSGLRLTLPYLDTFRPQIIGRLNAVYGANIQAREMHGSWQSFGPTLDIGGIESVTEDEKLHIQRVTVALDVWQSLLHWRWQFRDVTFYRLRLDLNSTLLGRDHQGSPIKSDQLSDLFLRQFDHFTLRDSELSFLTPSGERSTLSVPQLTWLNSPQRHRAEGLISLSNVEVHQGAIQLRMDLNDEKGLLDNGKVYLRADNIDLKPWFSQWLRDQTGLKSADFSLAAWLDLDHGDITGGDVFFSQGTAQWQDGSDQHRLDVSKLAMHLSQQGDGWQLDMPALNIATDGDTWAPGALSLFWLPEKNRLFAPDQAGEIRVRAKNLMLERFSPLLPLVSFITPALRARWQDLQPKGTLSSLALDVPLKNPEQIRFQGSWHDVAWRQWQLLPGADRVAGSVAGTLADGELSVALDNSTLPYQNMFRAPLAVQKARVTLNWQNNEQGLALWGKNLDVRADALWMTGDFYFHQPINGEPWLNVLSGIRLYDAAQAWRYFPEPLMGTHLVDYLTGALKGGQVDNATLVFAGDPKQFPFKHNDGQFEVYVPLRHADYEFEPGWPHLPDLAIDLDFLNDGLFMHAPLAQLGDAAGHDVVAAIPDYSKELLLIDASINGSGKAVGDYFHQTPLKESLGAALDELQIGGNVSGDLHLDIPLTGQPVTASGNVNLNNNTLLIKPLGMTMTGMNGQFRYRNGNLDSEGMKAQWLGQPINIGFNTQELPEHYAINVGLQSVLAMDRLSGIPAPFRQALSGQADWQSTIAVTLPVHGKPTYAIGVTGDLKNVSSHLPPPLNKQSGVPFQLAVKALGTLSGFTLSGSAGKNTFNTEWLLTKQVTLKRGAWAVAGGKVPPLPADDSLTLNLPSLDGEQWLALMTPQSRSEGKAVVSRFRFPDALTLNTPLLTLGGQQWHDLALTRANIPGGSAVVARGKEINGKLTLPDRGPWQADIQYLYYNPLWPKTQAPAAGKDQNALLGGDDTAPSFSDWPSIALRCQECWIMGQNLGRVKADIVPRENSLEVANGEVDTGKSRLTLAGAWSRHGAQNQTDVKGKLSGKDIGEANDYLGIDTPLRNAPFDVDYDLHWQSAPWSVDIPTLNGVLHANLGKGKIDDISSGRAGRLLRLVSFDALLRKLQFDFSDTFGKGFYFDSIKGTAWLKSGVLHTNDLLVDGLEADIAMSGDVNFNQQQINMEAVVAPEISATVGVATAFAINPVVGAAVFAASKVLAPLWNKISVIRYHISGNLDQPKIQEVLRQPRQPAVKAK